In one window of Desulfovibrio aminophilus DNA:
- a CDS encoding LexA family transcriptional regulator, with protein MGFSEDLRKALAERIGEGGPFANKKQMADALSLDPSQLGRFLKGERGLTVESLGRVLDGLGVRLVFPEQGAETAREVCFVSADKASAAANLAGPRPEDYLAVPLAATPVAAGPGLIPEDRVEGWVLVWRAHESVRHRSNLVAVQVGPREMSMVPALHPGDIVLVDRSDRSPEPAGRIMLVTEPGESGGAMIKRVAVKRLDDDLELVFYSDNSRDFPPMTYRLGRDYGGDPDRAIAGRVIWAWSDMTRK; from the coding sequence ATGGGGTTTTCCGAAGACCTGCGCAAGGCGTTGGCGGAGCGGATCGGCGAGGGCGGGCCGTTCGCCAACAAGAAGCAGATGGCCGACGCTTTGAGCCTGGACCCCTCGCAGCTCGGGCGGTTCCTGAAGGGCGAGCGGGGCCTGACCGTGGAGTCGCTGGGCCGGGTGCTGGACGGCCTGGGCGTGCGGCTCGTGTTTCCCGAACAGGGGGCCGAGACCGCGCGGGAGGTCTGTTTTGTGTCGGCTGACAAAGCGTCGGCCGCCGCGAATCTGGCCGGACCCCGGCCCGAGGACTATCTGGCCGTGCCCCTGGCCGCCACGCCCGTGGCCGCAGGTCCGGGGCTCATCCCCGAGGACCGGGTGGAGGGCTGGGTGCTCGTCTGGCGGGCGCACGAGTCCGTGCGCCACCGTTCGAACCTCGTGGCCGTGCAGGTGGGCCCGCGCGAGATGTCCATGGTCCCGGCCCTGCATCCCGGGGACATCGTGCTCGTGGACCGCTCGGACCGCTCGCCCGAGCCCGCCGGGCGGATCATGCTCGTGACCGAGCCCGGCGAGTCCGGCGGGGCCATGATCAAGCGCGTGGCGGTCAAGCGCCTGGACGACGACCTGGAGCTGGTCTTCTATTCCGACAACTCCCGCGACTTCCCGCCCATGACCTACCGCCTGGGCCGCGACTACGGCGGCGACCCGGACCGGGCCATCGCGGGCCGCGTCATCTGGGCCTGGAGCGACATGACCCGCAAATAA